In the genome of Mycoplasmopsis pulmonis, one region contains:
- the rplW gene encoding 50S ribosomal protein L23: MLLSEVIKYPILTEKTYGLMEKGIYTFAVSPKTHKIEIKKAVEFIFNVKVEKVSIINIDKKPKRVGRFNGFTNSVKKAYVYLAQGNSINLFPQDPSVEQELKTKEVEAESAKTKKASDAEKRAAEKIAAKNIKSTKANTSASTPKIRVRKVADK, encoded by the coding sequence ATGTTATTAAGTGAAGTTATTAAATATCCAATTCTAACTGAAAAAACTTATGGTTTAATGGAAAAAGGAATTTACACCTTTGCAGTTTCACCAAAAACTCATAAGATTGAAATTAAAAAAGCAGTTGAATTTATCTTCAATGTTAAAGTTGAAAAAGTAAGCATTATTAACATTGATAAAAAACCTAAAAGAGTAGGAAGATTCAATGGATTTACCAACTCTGTTAAAAAAGCCTATGTTTATTTGGCACAAGGAAATTCAATCAATCTATTTCCTCAAGATCCTAGCGTTGAGCAAGAGCTAAAAACTAAAGAAGTTGAAGCTGAAAGTGCTAAAACTAAAAAAGCTAGCGATGCTGAAAAAAGAGCAGCAGAAAAAATAGCTGCAAAAAATATTAAATCAACTAAAGCAAATACAAGTGCTTCAACTCCAAAAATTAGAGTTAGAAAAGTTGCAGATAAGTAA